A region of Panicum virgatum strain AP13 chromosome 8N, P.virgatum_v5, whole genome shotgun sequence DNA encodes the following proteins:
- the LOC120686212 gene encoding transmembrane protein 205-like gives MGWAARFLTAAAFLAAGLLFAPDALGLGGGNATAAARLVHLLAFATGWGAGLWVTFVGGIVMFKYLPRHQFGSLQGKMFPAYFTLISVCSAISVAAFAYLHPWKTSSTIERYQLGFLLSALGCNLSNLLVFTPMTVEMMMKRHKMEKDLGIGTEVGYSKNAETAKRSPALAAMNRKFGMIHGLSSLANIMSFGSLAMHSWYLSSKLDL, from the exons ATGGGGTGGGCGGCGCGGTTcctcacggcggcggcgttcctagCCGCGGGGCTCCTCTTCGCGCCCGACGCGcttggcctcggcggcggcaacgcgacggcggcggcgaggctggtCCACCTCCTCGCGTTCGCCACCGGCTGGGGCGCCGGGCTCTGGGTCACCTTCGTCGGCGGCATCGTCATGTTCAA GTACTTGCCGAGGCACCAGTTTGGGAGTCTGCAGGGGAAAATGTTCCCAGCGTACTTCACTTTGATATCAGTCTGTTCAGCAATATCTGTGGCAGCATTCGCATACCTGCACCCTTGGAAGACATCATCAACCATCGAGCGCTACCAGCTTGGATTCCTTCTTTCAGCCCTTGGCTGTAACCTGTCAAACCTTCTGGTCTTCACACCTATGACTGTTGAG atgatgatgaagaggcACAAGATGGAGAAGGACCTCGGCATCGGCACAGAGGTTGGGTACTCCAAGAACGCAGAGACAGCGAAGAGGAGCCCCGCCCTGGCAGCGATGAACCGCAAGTTCGGGATGATCCACGGGCTGTCGTCGCTGGCCAACATTATGTCCTTTGGTAGCCTGGCCATGCACTCGTGGTACCTCTCCAGCAAACTCGACCTTTGA
- the LOC120685201 gene encoding putative wall-associated receptor kinase-like 16, with amino-acid sequence MLHWLRAQAAVAAWVGRRARRGRGPPRLLLGDGTLEAINISLTTTIPTVHVIRTGPIIDDDSTPNFTSDGLPLFPFGTSFAGSIYTLYTFKNELFLFGCNLTVMLVEDINESNPKISAGCTSICSPDLSKYKGIVKDKLCFGIGCCQAEIAVAPRNFSDFLRGVPTNAVQLRSQGPKNKSPWQVFLAKKGWFDDSSNLTKADIQNELPVSGCITGYDGNPYLPGASGCRGLIIGIAIGSGVGSILYVLLAIFMTQKFKHLRAKKLKQKYFKQNRGQLLQHLVSQNTVIAERMIIPVDELAKVTNNFDKARKLGGGGHGTVYKGILSDQHVVAIKKSNITVQREIDEFLNEVAILSQINHRNIVKLFGCCLETEVPLLVYEFISNGTLYQHLHVEGPRQLPWGTRLRIAVETSSALAYLHSSVSMPIIHRDIKSSNILLDDTLTTKVSDFGASRYIPIEKAGLTTRVQGTIGYLDPMYFYTGRLTEKSDVYSFGVMLVELLTRKKPFSYLSLDDESLVSHFVNLLDQNNLVQILDPLVVEEGDEEVHEVAILAASCIKLTGEDRPRMQQVEHALKGIAARRIEENGIAAVNCSSETKEGEQSKVSSRRYSMEQEFLLSASFPR; translated from the exons ATGCTGCACTGGCTGCGGGCAcaggccgcggtggcggcgtgggTGGGGCGGAGGGCGCGAAG AGGCCGCGGGCCACCGCGGCTGCTCCTCGGCGACGGCACCCTCGAGGCCATCAATATCTCCCTCACCACCACGATCCCCACGGTGCACGTCATCCGCACCGGGCCCATCATTGACGACGACAGCACCCCCAACTTCACCTCCGATGGCTTGCCCTTGTTCCCCTTCGGCACCAGCTTCGCGGGCTCCATCTACACCTTGTACACCTTCAAGAACGAGCTATTCCTCTTCGGGTGCAACCTCACGGTGATGCTGGTGGAGGACATCAACGAAAGCAATCCCAAGATCAGCGCCGGCTGCACCTCCATCTGCTCACCGGACTTATCCAAATACAAAGGGATCGTTAAAGACAAGCTCTGCTTCGGCATTGGCTGCTGCCAGGCGGAGATCGCCGTCGCCCCCAGGAACTTCAGCGACTTTCTCCGTGGTGTACCCACCAATGCTGTGCAGCTGAGGTCGCAGGGGCCCAAGAACAAGTCGCCGTGGCAAGTGTTCCTCGCCAAGAAGGGGTGGTTCGACGATAGTAGCAACCTGACCAAGGCGGACATTCAGAACGAGCTGCCGGTCTCCGG GTGCATAACGGGTTATGACGGCAACCCTTACCTgcccggcgccagcggctgccgAG GTTTAATCATTGGTATAGCAATTGGTAGCGGGGTGGGCTCCATACTTTATGTTCTCCTTGCAATCTTTATGACACAAAAGTTTAAACATTTGAGAGCAAAGAAGTTGAAGCAAAAGTATTTCAAGCAAAATCGTGGACAGTTGTTGCAACATTTGGTATCCCAAAATACAGTCATTGCGGAAAGGATGATCATACCGGTAGATGAGCTTGCAAAGGTAACTAACAATTTCGACAAAGCCCGTAAGCTTGGTGGTGGAGGGCATGGTACTGTTTATAAAGGGATTTTATCAGACCAACATGTCGTAGCCATCAAGAAATCAAATATAACAGTCCAAAGAGAAATAGATGAGTTCTTAAATGAGGTAGCCATCCTCTCACAGATCAACCATCGGAATATAGTAAAACTTTTTGGGTGTTGCTTGGAGACAGAGGTCCCTTTGCTTGTTTATGAGTTTATTTCTAATGGAACCCTTTACCAGCATCTTCATGTTGAAGGACCAAGACAATTGCCATGGGGAACGAGGCTGAGGATTGCAGTTGAAACTTCTAGTGCTCTTGCCTATCTTCACTCATCGGTTTCAATGCCAATAATCCACAGAGATATTAAGTCTAGTAATATACTTCTTGATGACACTTTGACAACAAAAGTGTCGGACTTCGGAGCCTCAAGATACATTCCTATTGAAAAAGCAGGCCTAACTACGAGGGTCCAAGGGACTATAGGATATTTGGATCCTATGTACTTTTACACAGGCCGTCTTACCGAGAAAAGTGATGTGTATAGCTTTGGTGTCATGCTTGTGGAATTGCTCACCCGGAAGAAACCATTTTCATATTTGTCCTTGGACGATGAGAGCCTTGTTTCTCACTTCGTCAACTTGCTTGACCAGAATAATCTTGTCCAAATACTAGATCCACTAGTCGTAGAGGAGGGAGACGAGGAAGTCCATGAAGTGGCCATACTTGCAGCATCATGTATAAAGTTAACAGGTGAGGACCGACCTAGGATGCAACAAGTGGAGCATGCACTCAAAGGAATTGCTGCTAGAAGAATTGAGGAGAATGGCATTGCTGCAGTGAATTGTTCATCAGAGACAAAAGAAGGGGAACAAAGCAAGGTGTCAAGCAGAAGATACAGTATGGAGCAAGAATTTTTGTTGTCTGCAAGTTTCCCTCGTTAG
- the LOC120686226 gene encoding probable beta-D-xylosidase 2, protein MRRLALLLLVVLLVAAAAPAATAARAAFACAPGGPGSSLPFCRRSLPARARARDLVSRLTRAEKVRLLVNNAAGVPRLGVSRYEWWSEALHGVSDTGPGVQFGGAFPGATAFPQVIGAAAALNAWELVGRAVSDEARAMYNGGAAGLSFWSPNVNIFRDPRWGRGQETPGEDPAVSSRYAAAYVRGLQQQHPRSGGLKLAACCKHFTAYDLDRWGGTDRFHFNAVVAPQDLEDTFNVPFRACVADGAAAAVMCSYNQVNGVPTCADRAFLRGTIRAQWGLDGYIVSDCDSVDVFFRDQHYTRTTEDAVAAALRAGLDLDCGPFLAQYTEPAITSGKVSDADVDAALLNTVAVQMRLGMFDGDPAAGPFGHLGPHDVCTPAHQELALEAARQSVVLLKNGRGKHRAGVLPLRPATHRVVAVVGPHAEATVAMIGNYAGKPCRYTTPLQGIAGYVKQAVHQAGCADVACAGGQQPIAAAVDAARRADATIVVAGLDQKVEAEGLDRSSLLLPGRQAELISAVARASKGPVVLVLMSGGPIDIAFALNDPRIAAILWAGYPGQAGGQVIADVIFGNHNPGGKLPMTWYPQDYLQKAPMTNMAMRANPKTGYPGRTYRFYTGPMILPFGHGLSYTQFTHSLAHAPAQLTVQLAGGRAAAAAATSLLNATRSGGGSSSAGAVRVAHARCEGLSVPVHVDVRNVGDRDGAHAVLVYHAAPRSAVAGAPARQLVAFEKVHVPAGGVARVEMTVGVCEGLSVADRDGVRRIPVGEHRLMIGELTHSVTIGVEQLGV, encoded by the exons atgcggcgcctcgccctcctcctcctcgtcgtcctcctggtcgccgcggcggcgccggcggccacggcggcgcgcgcggcgttcGCGTGCGCCCCGGGCGGGCCGGGGTCGTCGCTGCCGTTCTGCCGGCGGTCGCTGccggcccgcgcccgcgcccgggaCCTGGTGTCCCGGCTGACCCGCGCGGAGAAGGTGCGGCTGCTGGTGAACAACGCGGCGGGGGTGCCGCGGCTGGGCGTGTCCCGGTACGAGTGGTGGTCGGAGGCGCTGCACGGCGTGTCGGACACGGGGCCCGGGGTGCAGTTCGGCGGCGCGTTCCCCGGCGCCACCGCGTTCCCGCAGGtcatcggcgccgccgccgcgctcaacGCCTGGGAGCTCGTCGGCCGG GCGGTGTCGGACGAGGCGCGCGCCATGTacaacggcggcgcggcggggctgaGCTTCTGGTCCCCGAACGTCAACATCTTCCGCGACCCGCGGTGGGGCCGCGGCCAGGAGACCCCCGGCGAGGACCCCGCCGTCTCCTCCCGCTACGCCGCCGCCTACGTCCGcggcctccagcagcagcacccgCGCTCCGGCGGCCTCAAGCTCGCCGCCTGCTGCAAGCACTTCACCGCCTACGACCTCGACCGCTGGGGCGGCACCGACCGCTTCCACTTCAACGCCGTCGTCGCGCCGCAGGACCTCGAGGACACCTTCAACGTCCCCTTCCGCGCCTGCGtcgccgacggcgccgccgccgccgtcatgtGCTCCTACAACCAGGTCAACGGCGTGCCCACCTGCGCCGACCGGGCCTTCCTCAGGGGCACCATCCGCGCCCAGTGGGGCCTCGACGGCTACATCGTCTCCGACTGCGACTCCGTCGACGTCTTCTTCCGCGACCAGCACTACACGCGCACCACCGaggacgccgtcgccgccgcgctccgcgccgGCCTCGACCTCGACTGCGGGCCCTTCCTCGCGCAGTACACCGAGCCCGCCATCACCAGCGGCAAGGTCTCcgacgccgacgtcgacgccgcgCTGCTCAACACCGTCGCCGTGCAGATGCGCCTCGGCATGTTCGACGGCGACCCCGCCGCGGGGCCGTTCGGCCACCTGGGGCCCCACGACGTGTGCACGCCGGCGCACCAGGAGCTCGCGCTCGAGGCGGCGCGCCAGAGCGTCGTGCTCCTCAAGAACGGCAGAGGGAAGCACAGGGCCGGCGTCCTGCCGCTGCGCCCGGCGACGCACCGGGTCGTCGCCGTCGTGGGGCCGCACGCCGAGGCCACGGTCGCCATGATCGGGAACTACGCCGGCAAGCCCTGCCGGTACACCACGCCGCTGCAGGGCATCGCGGGGTACGTGAAGCAGGCGGTGCACCAGGCCGGGTGCGCCGACGTGGCGTGCGCCGGAGGTCAGcagcccatcgccgccgccgtcgacgccgcgcgccgcgccgacgCCACCATCGTCGTCGCGGGGCTCGACCAGAAGGTGGAGGCCGAGGGCCTTGACCGGTCGAGCCTGCTCCTCCCTGGCCGGCAAGCGGAGCTCATCTCGGCCGTGGCCAGGGCGTCCAAGGGACCCGTCGTCCTCGTGCTCATGTCCGGCGGCCCCATCGACATTGCCTTCGCGCTGAACGACCCCAGGATCGCCGCCATCCTGTGGGCGGGGTACCCCGGCCAGGCCGGCGGGCAGGTCATCGCCGACGTGATCTTCGGCAACCATAACCCAG GCGGGAAGCTGCCGATGACATGGTACCCCCAGGACTACCTGCAGAAGGCGCCGATGACGAACATGGCGATGCGCGCCAACCCGAAGACCGGGTACCCCGGCCGGACCTACCGCTTCTACACGGGCCCGATGATCCTCCCGTTCGGGCACGGGCTCAGCTACACCCAGTTCACGCACTCGCTGGCGCACGCGCCGGCGCAGCTCACCGTGCAGCTCGcgggcggccgcgccgccgccgccgccgcgacgtcgcTCCTCAACGCGAcgcgctccggcggcggcagcagcagcgccggcgccgtgcgCGTGGCGCACGCGCGCTGCGAGGGCCTGAGCGTCCCGGTGCACGTCGACGTGAGGAACGTCGGCGACCGCGACGGCGCCCACGCGGTGCTCGTGTACCACGCCGCCCCGCGGTccgccgtggccggcgcgccggcgcggcaGCTGGTGGCGTTCGAGAAGGTGCACgtgccggcgggcggcgtggcgcgcgtgGAGATGACCGTCGGCGTGTGCGAGGGGCTCAGCGTGGCGGACCGCGACGGCGTGCGGCGGATCCCCGTCGGCGAGCACAGGCTGATGATCGGCGAGCTGACGCACTCGGTCACGATCGGCGTCGAGCAGCTAGGGGTATAG
- the LOC120685938 gene encoding DNA-directed RNA polymerases II, IV and V subunit 9B-like isoform X1: MSTMKFCRECNNILYPKEDRENKVLLYACRNCDHQEVSDSNCVYRNVVDHAAGEFTQVLFEDVASDPTLPRTKSVRCAACGHGEAVFFQATARGEEGMTLFFVCCNPSCGHRWRD, from the exons ATGAGCACCATGAAGTTCTGCCGGGAGTG CAACAACATACTGTATCCCAAGGAGGACAGGGAGAACAAGGTGCTTCTCTATGCCTGCAGGAACTGTGATCATCAG GAGGTGTCCGACAGCAACTGCGTGTACCGGAACGTGGtcgaccacgccgccggcgagttcaCGCAGGTGCTCTTCGAGGACGTCGCCTCCGACCCCACCCTACCGCGCACCAAGTCCGTCCGCTGCGCCGCCTGCGGCCACGGCGAGGCTGTCTTCTTCCAG gcgacggcgaggggcgAGGAAGGCATGACGCTCTTCTTCGTCTGCTGCAACCCCAGCTGCGGCCACCGATGGAGGGACTGA
- the LOC120685938 gene encoding DNA-directed RNA polymerases II, IV and V subunit 9B-like isoform X2 — protein MSTMKFCRECNNILYPKEDRENKVLLYACRNCDHQVSDSNCVYRNVVDHAAGEFTQVLFEDVASDPTLPRTKSVRCAACGHGEAVFFQATARGEEGMTLFFVCCNPSCGHRWRD, from the exons ATGAGCACCATGAAGTTCTGCCGGGAGTG CAACAACATACTGTATCCCAAGGAGGACAGGGAGAACAAGGTGCTTCTCTATGCCTGCAGGAACTGTGATCATCAG GTGTCCGACAGCAACTGCGTGTACCGGAACGTGGtcgaccacgccgccggcgagttcaCGCAGGTGCTCTTCGAGGACGTCGCCTCCGACCCCACCCTACCGCGCACCAAGTCCGTCCGCTGCGCCGCCTGCGGCCACGGCGAGGCTGTCTTCTTCCAG gcgacggcgaggggcgAGGAAGGCATGACGCTCTTCTTCGTCTGCTGCAACCCCAGCTGCGGCCACCGATGGAGGGACTGA
- the LOC120685938 gene encoding DNA-directed RNA polymerases II, IV and V subunit 9B-like isoform X3, producing MLSHNNILYPKEDRENKVLLYACRNCDHQEVSDSNCVYRNVVDHAAGEFTQVLFEDVASDPTLPRTKSVRCAACGHGEAVFFQATARGEEGMTLFFVCCNPSCGHRWRD from the exons ATGCTCAGCCA CAACAACATACTGTATCCCAAGGAGGACAGGGAGAACAAGGTGCTTCTCTATGCCTGCAGGAACTGTGATCATCAG GAGGTGTCCGACAGCAACTGCGTGTACCGGAACGTGGtcgaccacgccgccggcgagttcaCGCAGGTGCTCTTCGAGGACGTCGCCTCCGACCCCACCCTACCGCGCACCAAGTCCGTCCGCTGCGCCGCCTGCGGCCACGGCGAGGCTGTCTTCTTCCAG gcgacggcgaggggcgAGGAAGGCATGACGCTCTTCTTCGTCTGCTGCAACCCCAGCTGCGGCCACCGATGGAGGGACTGA
- the LOC120684402 gene encoding cytochrome c oxidase subunit 3-like → MRVKGGLHTTGTKWFMIESQRHSYHLVDPSPWPISGSLGALTTTVGGVMCMHSFQGGATLLSLGLIFLLYTMFIWWRDVLRESTLEGHHTKAVQLGPRYGSILFIVSEVMFLFAFFWASSHSSLAPTVEIGGIWPPKGIGVLDPWEIPLLNTPILPSSGAAITWAHHAILAGKEKRAVYALVATVSLALVSTGFQGMEYYQAPSTISDSIYGSTFFLATGFHGFHVIIGTLFLIVCGIRQYLGHLTKKHHVGFEAAAWYWHFVDVVRLFPFVSIYWWGGI, encoded by the coding sequence ATGAGGGTGAAGGGGGGTTTACATACAACCGGGACAAAGTGGTTTATGATTGAATCTCAGAGGCATTCTTATCATTTGGTAGATCCAAGTCCATGGCCTATTTCGGGTTCACTCGGAGCTTTGACAACCACTGTAGGAGGTGTGATGTGCATGCACTCATTTCAAGGGGGTGCAACACTTCTCAGTTTGGGCCTAATATTTCTTCTTTATACCATGTTCATATGGTGGCGGGATGTTCTACGTGAATCCACGTTGGAAGGGCATCATACAAAAGCTGTACAATTAGGACCTCGATATGGTTCTATTCTCTTCATAGTCTCGGAGGTTATGTtcctttttgcttttttttgggCTTCTTCTCATTCTTCTTTGGCACCTACGGTAGAGATCGGAGGTATTTGGCCcccaaaagggattggggtctTAGATCCTTGGGAAATCCCTCTTCTTAATACCCCTATTCTCCCTTCATCCGGAGCAGCCATAACTTGGGCTCATCATGCTATACTCGCGGGGAAGGAAAAACGAGCAGTTTACGCTTTAGTAGCAACCGTTTCACTGGCTCTAGTATCCACTGGCTTTCAAGGAATGGAATATTACCAAGCACCCTCCACTATTTCGGATAGTATTTATGGTTCTACCTTTTTCTTAGCAACTGGCTTTCATGGTTTTCATGTGATTATAGGTACTCTTTTCTTGATCGTATGTGGTATTCGCCAATATCTTGGTCACCTGACCAAGAAGCATCACGTTGGCTTTGAAGCAGCAGCATGGTACTGGCATTTTGTAGACGTGGTTCGGTTATTCCCATTTGTCTCTATCTATTGGTGGGGAGGTATATGA